The Deltaproteobacteria bacterium genome has a window encoding:
- a CDS encoding AAA family ATPase gives MKIAVSGKGGVGKTTFSALLIRTLDEMGKKVLAIDADPDANLASAVGIKDADKIVPISEMKELIYERTESKPGMGGWFKLNPKVDDLPEALSAKLGNIKLMRLGGVAKGGGGCICPESTLLKVLVSHVILARDEVVVMDMEAGIEHLGRGTAMAVNKLIVVVEPGQRSIETARHVRELASQIKLDRIAIVGNKVRNEADREFLRKNLSDFEILGFLPYDPSLIEADVSGKSPFDTESESKRLVAEFIPALMGG, from the coding sequence ATGAAGATCGCGGTGAGCGGCAAGGGTGGGGTGGGCAAGACCACTTTTTCCGCCCTTCTCATACGGACCCTGGATGAAATGGGAAAAAAGGTCCTGGCCATAGACGCCGACCCGGACGCTAACCTGGCCTCCGCCGTGGGGATCAAAGACGCCGACAAGATCGTGCCCATAAGCGAGATGAAGGAACTCATCTACGAGCGCACCGAGTCCAAGCCGGGAATGGGAGGCTGGTTCAAGCTGAACCCCAAGGTGGACGACCTCCCCGAAGCGCTTTCGGCGAAGCTGGGCAACATCAAGCTGATGCGCCTGGGAGGCGTGGCCAAGGGAGGAGGCGGATGCATCTGCCCGGAAAGCACCCTCTTGAAGGTCCTGGTGAGCCACGTAATACTTGCCCGCGACGAGGTGGTTGTCATGGACATGGAGGCCGGAATCGAGCACCTTGGGCGCGGAACCGCCATGGCGGTCAACAAGCTCATCGTGGTGGTGGAGCCGGGCCAGAGAAGCATTGAAACAGCCCGCCACGTGCGGGAACTCGCCAGCCAGATAAAGCTTGACCGCATAGCCATTGTCGGGAACAAGGTGAGAAATGAGGCGGACAGGGAGTTTTTGCGGAAAAACCTCTCGGATTTCGAAATCCTGGGCTTTCTCCCATACGACCCCAGCCTCATCGAGGCGGACGTTTCCGGCAAGAGCCCCTTTGACACGGAATCCGAATCCAAAAGACTGGTTGCGGAATTCATCCCGGCCCTGATGGGGGGATGA
- a CDS encoding TetR/AcrR family transcriptional regulator, producing MRKTGSVNASTTEKRRHIIFSALASFNMKGFTDASMEDIRSRAGVSNGSLYHHFKSKEQLAAAVYLEGIKDFQAVVIEALNKADSAKNGVEALVFAHLFWMAENPDWARYLERMRHASFMKESEGAISEANRIFGAAMCGFFERHMESGSIIRLPLGVAIALVLGPCQEYGRLRLLGVTEDEWNRAAREIARAAERAVCAD from the coding sequence ATGAGAAAAACCGGCTCCGTCAACGCATCCACCACAGAAAAAAGGCGACACATCATTTTTTCGGCGCTAGCCTCCTTTAACATGAAAGGCTTCACCGATGCCTCAATGGAGGATATCCGCTCCCGTGCGGGGGTTTCCAACGGAAGCCTTTACCATCATTTCAAAAGCAAGGAGCAGTTGGCCGCCGCAGTGTATCTCGAAGGGATAAAGGATTTTCAGGCAGTTGTGATCGAGGCCCTGAACAAGGCGGATTCCGCCAAAAATGGCGTGGAAGCCCTGGTATTTGCCCATCTTTTCTGGATGGCGGAAAACCCGGACTGGGCGCGTTACCTTGAAAGAATGCGCCACGCCTCCTTCATGAAGGAAAGCGAAGGCGCCATCAGCGAGGCGAACCGCATTTTCGGCGCGGCCATGTGCGGGTTTTTCGAGCGCCACATGGAGTCTGGCTCGATAATACGGCTCCCCCTTGGGGTCGCAATAGCCCTGGTGCTCGGACCCTGCCAGGAATACGGGAGGCTTAGGCTTTTGGGGGTGACGGAAGACGAGTGGAACAGGGCCGCCCGGGAGATAGCAAGGGCGGCGGAGCGCGCGGTCTGCGCGGACTGA
- a CDS encoding iron-containing alcohol dehydrogenase: MINIPSYYEFSNPVKVIAGKVAVDNVAYELDQLGAKRPLLITDKGVVAAGLLQIVVDGFAGNDVTIGAVFEDTPPDSSNLVVNSVAKMFREAGCDSLVAVGGGSVLDTAKAVNILVTEGGDDLLQYMGAEIIKKPLKPFIAVPTTAGTGSEVTSVSVVANPDKKIKMAFTSFRLFPNVAILDPRMTLTMPPKITAATGMDALTHAVEAFSCKQKNPLSDAYAVTAIALCRDYLVRAVADGSDKEARFAMANASLLAGVAFTNAMVGVVHSLAHAAGGVCHVPHGVGNAIFLSVGMEYNLDVVADHYAELLLPLAGTDVYLATPPAKRAQKAIDTVKALNRELNRLCGLPLTLKDAGVPRNKLEDIAATAINDGSHTFNPKELEYNDALSLIKKAFD; encoded by the coding sequence ATGATCAACATTCCTTCCTATTACGAGTTTTCCAATCCCGTGAAGGTGATAGCGGGCAAGGTGGCCGTTGACAACGTGGCCTACGAGCTTGACCAGCTCGGAGCCAAACGCCCCCTTCTGATAACCGACAAGGGCGTGGTGGCCGCCGGCCTTCTCCAGATCGTGGTGGACGGGTTCGCCGGAAACGACGTCACCATCGGGGCCGTTTTCGAGGACACCCCCCCGGACTCATCCAACCTCGTGGTCAACTCCGTGGCCAAAATGTTCCGGGAGGCCGGATGCGACTCCCTGGTGGCGGTGGGCGGAGGAAGCGTTTTGGACACCGCCAAGGCCGTGAACATCCTGGTGACCGAGGGCGGCGACGACCTTTTGCAGTACATGGGCGCGGAAATCATCAAAAAGCCCCTAAAGCCCTTCATCGCGGTTCCCACCACGGCGGGTACGGGCTCGGAGGTCACCTCGGTTTCCGTGGTTGCCAACCCGGACAAAAAGATCAAAATGGCCTTCACCTCGTTCCGGCTCTTCCCCAACGTGGCCATTCTGGATCCGCGCATGACCCTCACCATGCCGCCCAAGATCACCGCAGCCACCGGCATGGACGCCCTCACCCACGCGGTCGAGGCGTTTTCGTGCAAGCAGAAGAACCCCCTTTCCGACGCCTATGCCGTGACCGCCATCGCCCTTTGCCGGGACTACCTGGTCCGGGCCGTGGCCGACGGAAGCGACAAGGAGGCCCGCTTCGCCATGGCCAACGCCTCGCTCCTGGCCGGGGTGGCCTTCACCAACGCCATGGTGGGCGTGGTTCATTCCCTGGCCCATGCGGCGGGCGGAGTATGCCACGTTCCCCACGGAGTGGGCAACGCCATCTTCCTTTCGGTGGGAATGGAATACAACTTAGACGTTGTGGCCGACCACTACGCCGAGCTTCTCCTGCCCCTGGCGGGCACGGACGTTTATCTTGCGACCCCCCCGGCCAAGCGCGCCCAGAAGGCCATCGATACTGTAAAGGCCCTAAACCGCGAGCTGAACCGCCTGTGCGGGCTGCCCCTCACCCTTAAAGATGCGGGAGTCCCGCGTAACAAGCTGGAGGACATCGCCGCCACCGCCATCAACGACGGCTCCCACACCTTCAATCCCAAGGAGTTGGAATACAACGACGCCCTTTCCCTCATCAAGAAGGCCTTCGACTGA